In Ciconia boyciana chromosome 1, ASM3463844v1, whole genome shotgun sequence, the genomic stretch AATATGTTTGGAATGGTTTGCTTTCAAGCCAGTTGGAACAGAAAGCCTGGCTGCGGAGAAGGAAGCTCCCCTTGTGGCTTGTAGCTAGGGCTTTGTTCTgacaaactgctttttttatGTCTTAAACTTGTGCTTATTCTTGATCCAACCTACTTGTGTGGGCTTCAAGTGCTCTTTGAGGTTTTTTCATAGCATCTGACATTTCCCtgtgacttcagtggaattgACTGGGTGCATTAGGCCGTTAATGTCTTGGCCTGGGTGAATGTGACTCTGAGGGTGTGCTGCAGTATGTCTTTGGTATACTGAAGTAGAATATTTTCATAGCTGTCAAGTGGACACTAGTCATTTGCCATGCTGCTTCTACATTGTAAGAAAGACCTACTTCACTTTCTCCTAGTTTGTGGGAGGtttgtttaaagaaacagtGTGAATAACATCTGTTCGAAATCAACCTGTACTGCTAGGCTTAGTCTCAGGATAGAGATTACTGTAGcaaccagaaataaaatctcaatGAGTTGTTCTGTTACATATTTAACAAACTCTTTATGAGAATCAAAGAAAAGGGGCCTTCCAGGGAAGGTTTGgaaggggggagagaaaaatctttgtttctgcACAAAGCTGACTGGAATCTCCTTCTACAAAAGGTTTGATACTGACACGTGGTGCTGCTCTTGATTTGGGTCACATAAAAATTGAGTAGTATTGCTTATCCTTAAACCAGTGTTAATGTTAGACCTAAAGCTGGTTAGTTATGGAAGGAGGTGGCTAGAAAACTCCTGACATTCCCTATAACAGCTTTAAGAATGTGCTTCCAGTCCATTTTAGTAGGACTTTGTCAGTATCTGGAGTTCAAAAGCATGGATTATTCTTATAGCCTACCTTTTACATAATTGGCAAGCATGCTAATTATTGAATTATTCACTTATGTTTTATCTTTCAAAACCCATTAGCCAGTATTAAGTCTGCTGAACCAGAAAAGCATGGTATTTATGTTAGAAGCTGTGGCTTCTAGCTTGTGCTGGAAAGCTGAACTTGAATGCTGCTGTTAAGGTTTAGACTGCAAgagctttctgcagctgctgtgttcACAGACTCTACTGTAGAAATTAAATGCTGATGAATAACATTTTTGATCATTGAAACTTCATAGTCTATAGGGACTaaagtgatttcattttttctgttgcagttcTGTTTGAGATTTCAAGAATATTAAACACTGGCTTGGATATGGAAACGTTGTCTATTTGTGTGCGGCTTTGTGAACAGGGGATAAATCCAGAAGCATTATCATCTGTTATTAAAGAACTGCGTAAAGCTACAGAAGCTCTAAAGGTAatgcttttgcttaaaaaacttacaaatttgtttttaagagtCAGATGTATGTTCGGCTTGCTATACTTCAGTTTGTAAATTGTACTTTTAAGATGtgact encodes the following:
- the MZT1 gene encoding mitotic-spindle organizing protein 1; its protein translation is MASNAASLNAVRETMDVLFEISRILNTGLDMETLSICVRLCEQGINPEALSSVIKELRKATEALKAAENMTG